The following is a genomic window from Candidatus Binatia bacterium.
AACGACCAACCTCTCGGAGACGGTGCTGCGCATCGCTCTCGTCCTCGTCTTCGGCGTCAGCGGATTTCTCCTGGGACGCGAGGCCTACTTCAGCCTGCTCTCGCCGCACTTCGCCAACGAAGCGCTGCAGATGGCTTTTCTCATTCTCTCGCCGGTCGCCGGCGCGCTGATCGGCGCGTTGCTCGTGCCGTTCGTGCAGGCGCTCTTCGAAGGCCAGCTTCGCCAAGCCGAGGGCGCGATGGATCGGCTGACGCCCGCCGAGATCGCCGGCGGATCGGTCGGCCTCATCGTCGGCCTGCTGATCGCGTTTCTCATCAAGGGCATCGTCTTCGAGCTGATCTCGGATTTTGGGCGCTCCGGAACGTACGTCGCGATCGTCCTCTACCTGACGGTCGCCATCTTCGCGGCCTATCTCGGCGCGCGGATCGGCGCGAAGATTCGCATCGTTCCGGTTCCCCGCAACGGCGCCGCGGGCGGCGACGGCGCGCCGAAGGTCGTCGACACCTCGACGATCGTGGACGGGCGCATCGTCGAGATCATGGAGAGCGGATTCCTCGAGGGCCCGTTGATCGTGCCGCGTTTCGTCGTGCGCGAGCTGCAGTCCATCTCGGATTCGGTGGACCCGCTCAAGCGCACGCGCGGCCGGCGCGGCTTCGACGTGCTCACCCGCATGCAGGAGATCGCGACCGTGGAGATCAGCGAGCGGGATTACGCCGACATGGCGCAGGGCAACGTCGACGCGCGGCTCGTCCGGCTCGCGCAAGAACTATCCGCGAAGCTCGTGACCAACGATTACAACCTCAATCGCGTCGCCCACGTCGAGGGCGTGACGGTGCTCAACGTCAACGAG
Proteins encoded in this region:
- a CDS encoding PIN domain-containing protein codes for the protein MRTTNLSETVLRIALVLVFGVSGFLLGREAYFSLLSPHFANEALQMAFLILSPVAGALIGALLVPFVQALFEGQLRQAEGAMDRLTPAEIAGGSVGLIVGLLIAFLIKGIVFELISDFGRSGTYVAIVLYLTVAIFAAYLGARIGAKIRIVPVPRNGAAGGDGAPKVVDTSTIVDGRIVEIMESGFLEGPLIVPRFVVRELQSISDSVDPLKRTRGRRGFDVLTRMQEIATVEISERDYADMAQGNVDARLVRLAQELSAKLVTNDYNLNRVAHVEGVTVLNVNELANAVKPVVLPGEELHVAVIREGKESHQGVGYLEDGTMIVVEHGRRLIGEEIDVVVTSVLQTVAGRMIFARPKRESVPT